The DNA segment ACAAAATTCTAAGGGCGGTACAGGTGGGCCAGCATCGACTGGTTCGCCTCCCAGCCGTCCGGGAACTTCACCGGCACGTTGAGATGGACCGGCTCGGTGGACGGATGGGCGTCGAGCAGCTCGGCGATGCCGGCCCGCGCCACCACGACGCACGCGTGCCGATGCCGGGAGGTCAGCACGCAGAGCCGGCCGGATTCCAGGTGGAAGGCGGTGGCGTCGCGCCGGCCGGAGAGCGGGTGCAGGACCACTGTCAGGTCGTACTCCCGGCCCTGCAGCCGGTTCGCGGTGTCGACGGTGACCTCGGCGGCCTCCGGCGGCAGGAACGAGCGGATCACGGCGACCTGGTCGCGGTGCGCGGCGCCGATGGCGATCCGGTCCGCGGTGAGCGGGCCGGTCCCGGACTCGGACGAGGCGACGCCCTCCCTGGTCAGCGCCCGCCCGGCGAGAGCGGCGCAGGCCGCGGCGGCCTCGGCGTCGGTACGCACCGTGAACCGTGCCGGCAGCTCATGAAGACCCCACCCGGTCGCCGCCGCCGTGTCCAGCACCGCGTCGAGTGGATCATCGGAGGCGGGCGTGCCGAACGTGAGTGTCCGATCCCCGGGCCCGGTCCCCGAGCGGAATCCGGTGAACGGGTAGAACGCCTCGGCCACCACCGGGGCGGCCGACGCCGGCAGCCGCCAGGAGACCGGCAGGCGGTGCACCGGCAGCTCCGGGTTGTGCCGCAGCAGGACCGCGACGGCGCTCTGCATCGGATCCCAGGAGAGGCCGGTCCATCGGTCCACCTCGACGGTGGAGAACGGGTCGAGCTGCCCCGGGTCGCCCACGAAGAGCGCCCGCTCGAACCGGGCCGCGACGCGCAGCAGGGCGTCCGAGCGCATCTGGTACGCCTCGTCGACGATCGCCTGCGGCCACGTCCCCTCGGTCACCGTCGCCCACTTCGCCGCCGTGCCGATGGTGATCGCCGGGGAGCCGAGATCGCCCACCTTCGGCGCGACCCGGCAGCGAGGATGTTCCCGGACCCGCGCCGACGGCTCGTAGTCGACTGCCGACAACCGGCCGACCGACACGTCCGGTGAGCGTGCGCCGAGCCGTTCGATCAGGTCGTCCACCTGCTCGTTCGTCTGCGCCACGATCATCAGCGGCTCGCCGGTCGCGGCCACTTCGCCGGCCGCGCGGACCACCAGGGTGGACTTGCCGGCGCCGGGCGGGGAATCGACCACGACCCCGCGATGGCGGCCGGACCGCAGGTCGCTCAGCACCGCCGCGATGACGGTGGCGGCCTCGTCAGCAGGGCTCACTGTCGAACTCACCCGGGAAACTTAGCGTGTTCGAGGTCGTCGTCCCGGGTACGCTCCCCGGCATCATGGACGGTCACGAATGGAACTGGCCCGCGGTGAAGCTGACGGCCCTCCGGCTGGGCCGGCGGCTGGGCGTGCGGGTGCCGGCCTCGCAGCCGCATCGCTGGTCCTTCGTGCACATCGTGCCGAGCTCCGGACCGGAGGATGTGGCGGGTGGCCGGGCCCGGGTCGACGCCGCGCGCAGCTTCCGGGTCACGCACTGGGAGTTCGAGGCGGATCGGCTGGAGGGCTACGACCAGGATCTGGGGGCGGTCCGCCTGCGTCACGCCGAGGCCGCCGACGAGGCGGAACTGCTCGCGGTCCTGCGGGAATGGCGGCTCCGGCCGGCGGATTTCGAGCACTCCTGGGACACCGTCGACCCGGCCTGAATATGTGAGTGACTCACCCTGTATCCGTTCACGTTCACGTTTCACCCGGGAAGCGCTTCCGTTTCCCGCCGGTAGGCCCGCCGTGGCCGGGCGCTTCCCCCGGTCACGACGACGGCGGTCACTGTGTGCAACCCGCTGCGGTCGTTACCGGCATTTCCTTTTCCGGGGTGGAGGTGCAGCGCTGCAAAGAGGCATCGCTTTTCCGGTTAAGCAGAATGCCTTTTCCTTGTACGAATGAAGCGCTGCTCTAAGAATAGCCCGCGCGGCGCGACCCCTTTCCCATTCCAGCGCTTTTCCGCCACCCCTTCCGCGATCTTGGATCAGCCGGCGGTCCGCGCTGAGGGTTCGCCGTGCTCGACCTGTGGGACCGCGACGTGATCTGACGGGTATCCGACACTTGCGCCGTCGTGCGCCGTCTAGTGATCTCGTGGCCCCGGCGGGCCACCGCCCCGGTGGAACGAGCTGCAAGCCCGGCAGCCCGGCTTGCAACCGCCCGGGATCGCCCGGAACGCCCCGTAGATGCCCTCGCTAATTGATCAACAGTTGGACGGCGTCGCAGGTGAACCCCGTTTTGATCACGCCCAGTGAAATGATGTTTGCTTCGCCGTCATGCATTGGAAATAACTCTCCGCTTCAATATTCAACACGGCCGAAAAGCGAAACCGTCCTGCAACTTGCGCGTGCGGTTCGCATGCGCAAGTTGCAGGTTTCGTCGCTCTCCGGCCATGTGCTCCAGCGTCGTGGCCAGCCGTTGATCGACACGGGCGATTTCATTCACGGTTGTTTTTATGATCTCGCTGCCACCTCTTCCAGTCGATCATCGGAAGTGCAACTCTTCTAGCCAGCAGTGACGTCAGGAACACGGACGGTGGTGGTGAGGAATGCGCCCAGACGTTCTCGTCGGTCCGAGTGATTGGCTCATCGAGCAGTTCGGTGACGAGGTCGCCGACGAGTTGTGGACCAGGGTCCCGGAGGCCTTGAGCACCGCGATCGACCGCGAGGTTCACGCTCGCCCCGCGATGGCTCAGACGATGGAACGTGTGCTCGCGAACCCCCGGTGGGCGCTGCCCTATGAGGAACTGGTCCTGTTCCTCGGCACGCTACCGGGAGCGGAGATCATCTCCGTGCCGCGATCGGTGTACCAACTCGTTCTGATCAACGGACACATCGTGGTCCCGTGGTGCTACGGCCAGTCGGCCCGGCTCTCCATGCGCGACGCCGAGGTGGGCCGCTCCTTCGGCCGCCTGGCCCGCGAGCTCCTGCGACGCTTCGGCCCCCCGTGGCGTCGCTCCCCGGTCGAGTCCCCTCTTCCGCTCGACGCCGTCGACGAGCGGGAGGTGGCGAAGATCTGCGCGGCCATCGCCCAGATAGATCCGAGACCCGAGGTCGTCATCGCGGGTTTCGCCGGCGCACCCAATCTCGGGCTGCTCCG comes from the Actinoplanes sp. OR16 genome and includes:
- a CDS encoding AAA family ATPase; its protein translation is MSSTVSPADEAATVIAAVLSDLRSGRHRGVVVDSPPGAGKSTLVVRAAGEVAATGEPLMIVAQTNEQVDDLIERLGARSPDVSVGRLSAVDYEPSARVREHPRCRVAPKVGDLGSPAITIGTAAKWATVTEGTWPQAIVDEAYQMRSDALLRVAARFERALFVGDPGQLDPFSTVEVDRWTGLSWDPMQSAVAVLLRHNPELPVHRLPVSWRLPASAAPVVAEAFYPFTGFRSGTGPGDRTLTFGTPASDDPLDAVLDTAAATGWGLHELPARFTVRTDAEAAAACAALAGRALTREGVASSESGTGPLTADRIAIGAAHRDQVAVIRSFLPPEAAEVTVDTANRLQGREYDLTVVLHPLSGRRDATAFHLESGRLCVLTSRHRHACVVVARAGIAELLDAHPSTEPVHLNVPVKFPDGWEANQSMLAHLYRP